Proteins encoded together in one Prochlorococcus marinus str. MIT 9211 window:
- a CDS encoding DUF1517 domain-containing protein: MFTSIKRFLSAVLLPILFAVFIVVLPQNVNAANGGRIGGGSFSSPSISRSGGYGGNYQSNYGGFNRGGIGFPFIIPLFGLGGGGLFSFLILFAITGAIINSLRKGVIPSTNNEKIINEGNSGTAKIIQAQIALLSNAKSIQSELRLLAETADTTTSKGLQKVLQETILALLRLPDLWAYANLESGEVPINAAEATFNRLSITERSKLTVEIVSNVSGEIKTNQESLVSNQTPELGNEFIVVTVLLASKANISLGETITSDSLQEGLRIIGGTSANDLLAFEILWQPENEGELLSSEELLTSYPHLKHL; this comes from the coding sequence TTGTTTACATCAATCAAACGCTTTCTATCAGCAGTATTGCTTCCAATATTATTTGCAGTATTCATTGTGGTCCTTCCACAAAATGTCAATGCAGCAAATGGAGGACGTATTGGAGGAGGTAGTTTCAGCTCGCCTTCTATCTCAAGGTCTGGAGGATATGGAGGGAATTATCAAAGCAACTATGGTGGATTTAATCGTGGAGGAATTGGCTTCCCTTTCATAATCCCACTCTTTGGGCTTGGAGGTGGCGGCCTATTCAGCTTTTTAATTCTTTTTGCAATTACAGGAGCAATAATTAATTCACTAAGAAAAGGAGTTATACCCTCTACAAATAATGAAAAAATTATAAATGAGGGAAATAGTGGAACCGCAAAGATTATTCAGGCTCAAATAGCTCTTCTTTCTAATGCAAAGTCTATTCAAAGTGAATTAAGGCTACTAGCTGAAACAGCTGATACAACAACCTCCAAAGGCTTACAAAAGGTTCTTCAAGAAACAATTCTTGCTCTACTACGTCTGCCAGACCTATGGGCATATGCAAACCTGGAAAGCGGCGAAGTTCCTATTAACGCAGCGGAAGCAACATTCAACAGGCTTTCAATTACCGAAAGGAGCAAGCTAACAGTTGAGATCGTTTCCAATGTTTCTGGAGAAATAAAAACCAACCAAGAATCTTTGGTCTCTAATCAAACCCCAGAACTAGGAAATGAATTTATTGTTGTAACGGTCTTACTTGCATCAAAGGCAAATATCTCACTAGGCGAAACGATTACTTCCGACTCTTTGCAAGAAGGACTCAGAATTATTGGAGGAACATCTGCAAATGATTTGCTTGCTTTTGAAATTCTTTGGCAACCTGAGAATGAAGGAGAATTACTTAGCTCTGAAGAGCTTCTTACTTCTTATCCGCATTTAAAACATTTATAA
- the larB gene encoding nickel pincer cofactor biosynthesis protein LarB, producing the protein MISKEARLDLDRLSRLGMVEAIWGEHKTFEQIAEILKSFSEAGQLAFVTRVSVDKAEKLMQIFEQAEYHSKAKCLTLGRPFEVHPTEGKVVILSGGTSDLAVASEAELSLRLHGIKTEILLDIGVAGLHRLLNNLDKLTSAEVVIACAGMEGALPTVLGGLIPQPVIGVPVSVGYGVSAGGITALKGMLASCSPGLTVVNIDNGYGAAMAALRIIRSRSNK; encoded by the coding sequence ATGATTAGCAAGGAAGCTCGTCTAGATCTTGACCGTTTGAGCAGGCTAGGAATGGTAGAGGCGATTTGGGGAGAACATAAAACATTTGAACAAATTGCTGAAATCTTAAAAAGCTTTTCTGAAGCTGGTCAATTGGCTTTTGTTACAAGAGTGTCTGTAGACAAAGCTGAAAAATTGATGCAGATCTTTGAACAAGCTGAATACCATTCAAAGGCGAAATGTCTCACACTTGGTAGGCCTTTTGAAGTTCATCCCACAGAAGGAAAAGTCGTTATCTTAAGTGGTGGAACAAGTGATCTAGCCGTAGCCTCTGAGGCTGAATTGTCCTTGCGCCTGCATGGCATTAAAACAGAGATTCTTTTGGATATAGGTGTTGCTGGGTTGCATAGACTATTGAATAATTTGGATAAATTAACGAGTGCAGAAGTTGTAATTGCTTGCGCAGGAATGGAAGGGGCTCTTCCCACAGTTTTGGGAGGTTTGATTCCTCAGCCAGTTATAGGAGTCCCTGTTTCGGTTGGATATGGAGTTAGCGCAGGTGGTATTACTGCTCTTAAGGGAATGCTTGCAAGTTGCTCACCAGGGCTGACAGTTGTCAATATTGATAATGGATATGGTGCCGCAATGGCTGCATTGAGGATTATTAGGTCTAGGAGCAATAAATAA
- a CDS encoding TIGR03792 family protein: MYRVFKKSGIGLFFLKLFICVVILFFGTTHIAVASSQITLESPKEYMIVEYLRLRVPEEDREAWLIAEKKSWEPWLEKKDGFLGRQLFWDKQSEEGTVLISWSSRGDWKSIPKEEIEKVQGLFEELARGQTGKEFGNPFPIQFEGELLPQ; encoded by the coding sequence ATGTATAGAGTTTTCAAAAAAAGTGGAATTGGGTTGTTTTTTTTAAAATTATTTATTTGCGTTGTAATTTTATTCTTTGGCACAACGCACATTGCTGTTGCTTCTTCTCAAATAACCTTGGAAAGCCCAAAAGAATATATGATTGTTGAATATCTTCGATTAAGAGTTCCTGAGGAAGATAGAGAGGCATGGTTAATTGCTGAGAAAAAAAGTTGGGAGCCTTGGCTGGAGAAGAAGGATGGTTTTCTAGGAAGGCAACTTTTTTGGGATAAGCAATCAGAGGAAGGAACAGTGCTGATTAGCTGGTCTAGTCGAGGCGATTGGAAATCTATACCTAAAGAAGAGATAGAGAAAGTGCAAGGTCTTTTTGAAGAATTGGCGAGGGGCCAAACGGGTAAGGAATTTGGCAATCCTTTTCCTATTCAGTTTGAAGGTGAGTTGTTGCCTCAATGA
- the ispF gene encoding 2-C-methyl-D-erythritol 2,4-cyclodiphosphate synthase, producing the protein MQIRIGNGYDIHRLVVGRRLILGGVLLEHPEGLGLDGHSDADVLVHAIMDALLGALGLGDIGKFFPPDNPQWKNADSLVLLENIEKLISEKNWKIVNVDSVIIAERPKLKNHIDLMRNNIAKRLRIEIDFVGIKATTNERLGPEGREEGISSHAVVLLEKE; encoded by the coding sequence ATGCAAATAAGAATTGGCAACGGTTATGACATCCATCGCTTGGTTGTTGGCAGAAGGCTTATCCTTGGAGGAGTCTTGTTAGAGCACCCTGAAGGTCTCGGGTTGGATGGACATAGTGATGCGGATGTACTTGTGCATGCAATTATGGATGCACTTTTAGGTGCTCTTGGTTTGGGCGATATTGGTAAGTTTTTCCCTCCAGACAATCCTCAATGGAAGAATGCTGACAGCCTTGTGCTTCTAGAAAATATTGAAAAATTAATTTCAGAAAAAAATTGGAAAATTGTAAATGTAGATTCTGTCATCATTGCTGAACGACCAAAATTAAAAAATCACATTGATTTAATGCGAAATAACATTGCTAAAAGATTGCGCATAGAGATCGATTTTGTGGGTATTAAGGCAACAACAAATGAGAGACTTGGTCCTGAAGGTCGAGAGGAAGGGATTAGTAGCCATGCAGTTGTCTTATTGGAGAAGGAATAG
- the trmD gene encoding tRNA (guanosine(37)-N1)-methyltransferase TrmD has translation MTVYRFDVISLAPEAFSSFKELGVVGRAFSSGIAELHVHNPREFAYDNYRKVDDQPYGGGAGMVLKPEPFFAAFDSVPFSLKRRVLLMSPQGQTLSQEKLWRWSEEYKQLVLICGHYEGFDERIRTIADEEVSIGDVVLTGGELPAMTVVNGVVRLLPGTVGDPQSLIEESHSDILLEHPHYTRPAKFRGMEVPSVLRSGNHQAISKWRQDQRELRTKYRRPDLYDRWLSKKSSDT, from the coding sequence ATGACGGTATATCGTTTTGATGTTATAAGCCTTGCTCCAGAAGCATTCTCGAGTTTTAAAGAACTTGGTGTGGTTGGCAGGGCATTTTCATCTGGAATAGCGGAATTGCATGTTCATAACCCCCGAGAGTTTGCTTATGACAACTATCGAAAAGTAGATGACCAACCTTATGGAGGTGGTGCAGGCATGGTTCTTAAGCCAGAACCTTTTTTTGCTGCTTTTGATTCGGTTCCTTTTTCTTTAAAGAGGAGAGTTTTGTTAATGAGTCCTCAAGGTCAAACTCTTTCACAAGAAAAACTTTGGCGCTGGTCAGAAGAGTACAAACAACTTGTTTTGATTTGTGGCCATTATGAGGGCTTTGATGAACGGATTAGAACTATTGCTGACGAAGAGGTATCTATAGGTGATGTTGTTTTAACTGGAGGAGAGCTGCCTGCAATGACAGTTGTAAATGGTGTGGTTCGTTTGCTTCCTGGGACTGTTGGGGATCCTCAGTCATTGATTGAGGAAAGTCACTCGGATATTCTTCTTGAGCACCCGCATTACACACGCCCAGCAAAATTTCGTGGGATGGAAGTTCCCTCAGTCTTGCGTAGTGGTAATCATCAAGCAATCTCTAAATGGAGACAAGATCAAAGAGAGCTTCGTACGAAATATCGTCGACCAGATCTTTATGATCGTTGGCTTTCCAAAAAGTCATCAGATACTTAA
- the era gene encoding GTPase Era produces MSLVEPKEKIFRSGFVALIGRPNVGKSTLVNELVGQKVSITSPVAQTTRNRLRAILTTQNAQLVFVDTPGIHKPHHLLGQRLVQSARRSIGEVDTILLIFEGCHPPGKGDYFVVNLLREEERPVLIVLNKWDLLPLEKSKQRENEYKDLFRELDWPIFCCSATHGTGLEGLIEEISRNLPIGPRLFPPEMVSDQSEQTIFRELIREQVLLHTREEIPHSVAVRIDRLEEILPKPGKKSQNVHTAILATILVERKSQKGILIGKGGSMLKQIGQAARLQMQVFINGSVYLELFVKVVPNWRSNPASLAELGYEGN; encoded by the coding sequence ATGTCCTTAGTTGAGCCCAAGGAAAAGATTTTTAGATCAGGGTTTGTTGCTTTGATTGGAAGGCCAAATGTAGGCAAATCAACTTTGGTGAATGAATTGGTTGGGCAAAAAGTATCCATTACTTCTCCAGTTGCACAGACTACAAGGAATCGACTTAGGGCTATTTTGACTACCCAAAATGCACAATTGGTTTTTGTAGATACACCTGGGATCCATAAACCTCATCATTTATTAGGGCAACGTTTAGTCCAAAGTGCGAGAAGGTCTATAGGGGAAGTTGATACTATTCTCCTTATATTCGAAGGGTGTCATCCTCCTGGGAAGGGAGACTATTTTGTGGTTAACTTGCTTCGCGAAGAAGAAAGGCCAGTATTAATAGTATTAAATAAGTGGGACCTTCTCCCATTAGAAAAATCTAAGCAAAGAGAAAATGAATATAAGGATCTATTCCGCGAGCTAGATTGGCCTATCTTTTGTTGTAGCGCAACTCATGGGACAGGCCTTGAAGGTCTAATTGAAGAGATTTCAAGGAATTTGCCCATTGGTCCTAGGCTTTTCCCCCCTGAAATGGTCTCTGATCAGAGCGAGCAAACCATATTTAGGGAGTTGATTCGTGAGCAAGTTTTATTACATACAAGAGAGGAAATACCTCATAGTGTTGCTGTAAGGATTGATCGTTTAGAAGAAATTCTTCCAAAACCAGGCAAGAAATCTCAAAATGTACATACTGCAATTCTTGCAACAATTCTGGTTGAACGAAAAAGCCAGAAAGGCATTCTTATTGGGAAAGGAGGTTCAATGTTGAAGCAGATTGGCCAAGCTGCACGGCTTCAAATGCAGGTATTCATAAATGGCTCTGTTTACCTTGAATTATTTGTCAAGGTTGTTCCCAATTGGAGAAGCAATCCAGCTAGCTTGGCGGAACTTGGTTATGAGGGTAATTGA
- a CDS encoding Bax inhibitor-1/YccA family protein translates to MPASSNFQQAIREAQTSALVGPNVVNKALPYVGGGMVLTALGVISGLSLLASNPSLFQPLALVAFIGEIVLFFMATSAANNANNSKALPLLTAFSVLTGFTLSGIVAIAIGTAGIGSVGTAAFATGITFVVASSVGRRMSDSVGQALSGVVGLGLMGLIIAMVVQLIGGFFAPGMFGGTGLELMIAGFGTVLFVGMSFVDFYTMPRRYNDEQYLAGALGMYLTYINLFVFILRLIIALQGGGRRD, encoded by the coding sequence ATGCCAGCTAGTAGCAATTTTCAACAGGCTATTCGCGAAGCACAAACAAGTGCTTTGGTTGGACCCAATGTCGTAAATAAGGCTTTGCCTTATGTCGGAGGGGGAATGGTCCTTACTGCATTGGGAGTTATTAGTGGACTTTCCCTTTTGGCTTCGAACCCTTCTCTATTTCAGCCACTTGCCCTTGTAGCTTTTATTGGGGAGATTGTTCTTTTTTTCATGGCAACAAGTGCTGCAAACAATGCTAATAACAGCAAAGCATTGCCACTTTTAACAGCATTTAGTGTCCTGACCGGATTTACTCTAAGCGGTATTGTTGCTATAGCGATAGGCACAGCTGGCATAGGTTCTGTTGGTACAGCGGCCTTTGCTACAGGCATTACTTTTGTTGTTGCCTCTTCTGTTGGCCGTCGAATGAGTGACAGTGTTGGCCAAGCTCTGTCAGGAGTAGTTGGCTTAGGCCTTATGGGCTTAATTATTGCAATGGTTGTGCAGCTAATAGGAGGATTCTTTGCTCCAGGGATGTTTGGAGGTACTGGACTAGAGCTAATGATTGCTGGATTTGGAACAGTACTTTTTGTAGGAATGTCTTTTGTTGATTTCTATACCATGCCAAGGAGATATAACGATGAACAATATTTAGCTGGAGCTTTAGGCATGTACTTAACTTATATAAACTTGTTTGTATTTATCTTGCGGTTAATAATTGCCCTTCAAGGTGGTGGACGTAGGGATTAA
- a CDS encoding PhoH family protein: protein MSDAASLRRFSIDLPDSDAAIALAGAGQTTLHTLESITGASLVLRGLKLEISGLSNQLERAAALVELIRPIWQEGQSVSSVDLQAALTSLDTGRRNDHASLTDHVVARSKSGNLLRPRTIRQKTYLEAMEAHDLTFALGPAGTGKTFLATVLAVRMLTERRIEKIVLTRPALEAGERLGFLPGDLQQKVDPYLRPLYDALHTLLGLEKTTSLLDKGIIEVAPLAYMRGRTLEDAFVILDEAQNTTSAQMRMVLTRLGEKSRMVVTGDITQIDLPFGQKSGLVEAIDVLQLVKGISICRLTTADIVRHPLVQKVVEAYASKEK, encoded by the coding sequence ATGTCTGATGCAGCGTCTTTAAGGCGCTTCTCGATTGATTTGCCTGACTCTGATGCTGCGATTGCTCTTGCTGGTGCAGGACAGACAACGCTTCATACATTAGAGTCAATCACTGGTGCCTCTTTGGTTTTAAGAGGACTTAAGCTCGAGATAAGTGGTCTTTCTAACCAGCTTGAAAGAGCAGCAGCATTGGTGGAGTTAATACGACCAATATGGCAAGAGGGTCAGTCTGTTTCCTCAGTTGATTTACAGGCCGCACTTACTTCTTTAGATACAGGGAGACGAAATGATCATGCTTCTTTGACTGATCATGTAGTTGCAAGAAGTAAGAGTGGCAACCTTTTAAGACCCAGGACTATTAGGCAAAAGACTTATTTAGAGGCTATGGAGGCTCATGATTTGACTTTTGCTTTAGGGCCTGCAGGTACGGGTAAAACTTTTCTTGCAACAGTTCTTGCAGTTCGAATGTTGACAGAGAGAAGAATCGAGAAAATAGTGCTTACCAGACCAGCTTTAGAGGCAGGAGAGCGTCTTGGCTTCCTTCCAGGTGATCTTCAGCAAAAGGTTGATCCTTATTTGAGACCTTTGTATGACGCACTTCATACTTTGCTTGGATTGGAGAAAACCACTTCATTGCTTGATAAAGGAATTATTGAAGTAGCTCCCTTGGCCTATATGAGAGGAAGAACTCTTGAAGATGCTTTTGTGATTCTTGATGAGGCGCAAAACACAACATCTGCTCAGATGAGGATGGTTTTGACGAGACTTGGCGAAAAATCCCGAATGGTTGTTACTGGAGATATAACTCAAATAGATCTTCCCTTTGGACAAAAGAGTGGCCTAGTAGAAGCAATTGATGTTTTGCAATTAGTGAAGGGGATCTCTATTTGCCGTTTAACTACAGCAGACATTGTTCGACACCCACTTGTGCAAAAAGTCGTAGAGGCTTATGCAAGCAAAGAAAAGTAA
- the rpsP gene encoding 30S ribosomal protein S16, whose product MIKLRLKRYGKKREASFRLVACNSTSRRDGRPLEELGFYNPRTKETRLDTEALRTRLSQGAQPTDAVRSLLEKGGLIEKTIRPAEIEGKKKQALARQSASKKAVKEKTEESKGSEVDSETSTSAD is encoded by the coding sequence ATGATCAAGCTCCGCCTTAAGCGGTATGGGAAAAAAAGGGAGGCAAGCTTCCGATTGGTAGCTTGCAATAGTACTTCTCGTAGAGACGGAAGACCTTTAGAAGAATTAGGCTTTTACAATCCTCGTACTAAAGAAACGAGATTGGATACTGAAGCCCTCAGAACGCGTTTGAGTCAAGGAGCACAGCCAACAGATGCTGTGAGATCTCTTCTGGAGAAAGGTGGTTTAATTGAAAAAACTATTCGCCCCGCTGAGATTGAGGGTAAGAAGAAACAGGCATTGGCTAGACAATCCGCCTCTAAAAAAGCTGTAAAAGAAAAAACGGAAGAATCAAAAGGCTCTGAAGTGGACTCTGAAACCTCAACTTCAGCAGATTAA
- the ffh gene encoding signal recognition particle protein, whose amino-acid sequence MFDDLSASFEDAIKGLRGENKISEENIGPALKQVRRALLEADVSLSVVKEFVAEVGQKAIGAEVVRGVKPGQKFVEVVKQELVEVMGGENAPLANVSEKPTVILMAGLQGAGKTTATAKLALHLKDQGRKALMVAADVYRPAAIEQLTTLGSQIDIDVFSLGSNLKPEQIAASGLEKARNEGFDTLLVDTAGRLQIDSEMMDEMVRIRSAVNPDEVLLVVDSMIGQEAAELTRAFHEKVGITGAVLTKLDGDSRGGAALSIKKISGKPIKFIGTGEKVEALEPFHPERMASRILGMGDVLTLVEKAQKEVEIADAEQMQKKFQEASFDFSDFVKQMRLIKRMGSLGGLMKMIPGMNKIDDGMIKSGEEQLKRIEAMIGSMTPAERTQPELLAAQPSRRRRVALGSGHTPADMDKVLADFQKMRGFMKQMSSGAGIPGMGGLPGLGGPGAMQGIDRSQLSGRNNRSSNGPLKRQRPPKKKKGFGDL is encoded by the coding sequence ATGTTTGATGATCTTTCAGCGAGCTTTGAAGACGCAATTAAAGGTTTAAGAGGTGAAAATAAAATCAGTGAAGAGAATATAGGGCCTGCACTAAAGCAAGTGCGTAGGGCTTTGTTGGAGGCAGATGTTAGCTTGTCAGTCGTTAAAGAATTTGTAGCAGAGGTTGGCCAAAAAGCTATTGGTGCAGAAGTAGTAAGAGGTGTTAAGCCTGGACAGAAGTTTGTAGAAGTTGTTAAGCAAGAATTGGTTGAAGTTATGGGAGGAGAAAATGCCCCATTAGCCAATGTTTCAGAAAAGCCCACAGTAATACTTATGGCAGGCTTACAAGGGGCTGGAAAAACTACTGCTACCGCAAAACTTGCTTTGCATTTAAAGGATCAAGGGCGTAAAGCTCTTATGGTCGCTGCAGATGTTTATAGGCCAGCAGCAATAGAGCAATTGACAACTTTGGGGAGCCAAATTGATATAGATGTTTTTAGTCTTGGGAGCAATTTAAAGCCTGAACAAATTGCTGCATCAGGCCTTGAGAAAGCTCGGAACGAAGGCTTTGACACATTATTGGTTGATACCGCTGGAAGACTTCAGATAGATAGCGAAATGATGGATGAAATGGTGCGAATTCGCTCAGCAGTTAATCCTGATGAAGTACTACTTGTAGTTGATTCGATGATTGGCCAGGAAGCCGCTGAGTTAACTAGGGCTTTTCATGAAAAAGTAGGAATTACTGGAGCTGTACTTACAAAATTAGATGGCGACTCGAGAGGTGGTGCAGCCCTTTCAATTAAGAAGATTAGCGGGAAACCAATCAAGTTCATTGGTACTGGAGAGAAAGTAGAAGCTTTAGAGCCATTTCACCCAGAAAGGATGGCCAGTCGAATACTTGGCATGGGCGATGTGCTCACACTAGTTGAGAAAGCGCAGAAAGAAGTAGAGATTGCAGATGCAGAGCAGATGCAAAAGAAGTTTCAGGAGGCAAGCTTCGATTTCTCAGATTTTGTTAAACAAATGCGTTTGATTAAAAGGATGGGCTCGTTAGGAGGGTTGATGAAAATGATCCCTGGGATGAATAAAATTGATGATGGAATGATTAAAAGTGGGGAAGAACAGCTTAAGCGTATTGAGGCAATGATTGGCTCTATGACCCCAGCAGAGAGAACTCAACCAGAATTGCTTGCTGCTCAACCTTCTCGTCGAAGAAGAGTCGCTCTAGGTAGTGGCCATACCCCGGCTGATATGGATAAGGTCTTGGCGGACTTTCAAAAAATGAGAGGCTTTATGAAGCAAATGTCTAGTGGGGCAGGTATCCCTGGTATGGGTGGCTTGCCTGGGCTTGGAGGCCCTGGAGCTATGCAAGGTATAGATCGCAGTCAATTATCGGGAAGAAATAATAGAAGCTCTAATGGACCTTTAAAAAGACAACGCCCGCCTAAAAAAAAGAAAGGATTTGGAGACTTATGA
- a CDS encoding IMS domain-containing protein — protein sequence MELPIDHFRLLGVSPSADAEEVLRFFQLRLNRIPHPGFTPEVIAQRSELLRLSADLLCDKDLREDYESALLNGAVGLDLSFNREVAGLILLWEGGVADEAFKLARKALQPPQTPALGSGREADLALIGALACRDAAIQEQELRRYASAAELLEEGIQLLQRMGKLPEQRKIIERDLEVLLPYRILDLLSRDLSDEKSHEEGLNLLDSLVLKRGGLEGDNLSNSSIELSQREFELFFQQIRNFLTAQEQIDLFLHWQRRGSPDAGFLGALALVASGFHWRKPEFLQKAKKQLKALNQQGFDSMPLLGCIDLLLADVQQAGVRFKSSPDKGLQDWLNAYPGEELAALCHYCRNWLLRDVLPGFRDIEIDTVDLEAWFADRDVQEYVEQIERRGAFGIARAGFSLFSGLSSDKTNDSINSLENDSTLSNVDEIEKDSEKNNKYLGSPEEELSDEKTFLENLVQLLKWRPFYIEIAKPRIKIPENNFFKATLALFLLLFSGTFTALILYRNNPTEDNISESFKEPSEKIVSKKTDINLNIKQQDQTKLEKRYNTLTNKSPSKDEVQQLIEAWLSGKAGILSGVNNLDLSNVARPSLVKIVLEQREKDIALGERQIIYANIKSLEIEEQTEKRISVKAVLNYKDQRVNSSDQIISETTIPSLKLKYVLGREKNIWQLLDFSSST from the coding sequence TTGGAACTCCCAATAGATCATTTTCGTTTGCTCGGAGTTAGTCCATCTGCTGATGCAGAGGAGGTTCTTAGGTTCTTTCAGCTGAGATTAAATCGTATTCCGCATCCTGGATTTACTCCTGAAGTTATTGCGCAGAGGTCTGAACTTTTACGTCTTTCTGCTGATTTGCTTTGTGATAAAGATTTGAGGGAGGATTATGAGTCAGCTCTTTTAAATGGAGCCGTAGGGCTTGATCTTTCATTTAATAGAGAAGTAGCAGGACTCATTCTGCTTTGGGAAGGCGGAGTAGCGGATGAAGCTTTTAAGCTTGCAAGAAAAGCACTTCAACCTCCTCAAACACCAGCACTGGGAAGCGGCCGTGAGGCGGATTTGGCATTGATAGGGGCCTTGGCTTGTAGAGATGCTGCAATACAGGAGCAAGAACTAAGACGTTACGCTTCGGCTGCGGAACTCCTTGAGGAAGGTATTCAATTGCTTCAAAGGATGGGGAAACTTCCTGAACAGAGAAAGATAATTGAAAGAGATTTAGAAGTGTTACTACCTTATAGAATCCTTGATTTGTTAAGCAGAGATTTATCTGATGAGAAATCTCACGAAGAAGGATTGAATCTATTAGATAGTCTTGTCCTTAAGAGGGGAGGCTTGGAAGGGGATAATTTGTCGAATTCTTCTATTGAACTATCACAGCGAGAGTTTGAACTTTTCTTTCAGCAAATAAGGAATTTCCTAACTGCGCAAGAGCAGATTGACTTATTTCTCCATTGGCAAAGGAGAGGATCTCCAGATGCTGGTTTTTTGGGTGCCCTGGCTTTGGTCGCATCAGGCTTCCATTGGCGGAAACCTGAATTTTTGCAAAAAGCAAAGAAACAGTTGAAGGCATTGAATCAGCAGGGCTTTGATTCAATGCCTTTGCTTGGCTGTATAGATCTTTTGCTGGCGGATGTTCAGCAGGCAGGCGTTCGTTTTAAAAGTAGTCCTGATAAAGGATTACAAGATTGGCTAAATGCATATCCTGGAGAAGAATTGGCTGCTTTATGTCATTACTGTAGAAATTGGCTGCTTAGAGACGTTCTACCAGGTTTCAGAGATATTGAGATTGACACTGTTGATTTAGAGGCTTGGTTCGCAGATAGGGATGTTCAAGAATATGTAGAGCAAATAGAACGCAGAGGGGCTTTTGGGATTGCTCGAGCAGGGTTTTCTCTTTTTTCTGGACTGTCTTCAGATAAAACAAATGATTCAATAAACTCCTTAGAGAATGATTCGACTCTTTCTAATGTTGATGAAATTGAGAAGGATTCTGAAAAAAACAACAAATACCTAGGTTCTCCTGAAGAGGAGCTCAGTGATGAGAAAACTTTCTTGGAAAACTTAGTTCAATTGTTGAAGTGGAGACCTTTTTATATAGAAATAGCAAAACCACGAATTAAAATTCCAGAAAATAACTTTTTTAAAGCAACTTTAGCGTTGTTCCTATTACTGTTTTCAGGAACATTTACTGCTTTGATTTTATATAGAAATAATCCAACTGAAGATAATATATCTGAAAGCTTTAAAGAGCCTTCTGAAAAAATTGTCAGTAAAAAAACAGATATTAATTTGAATATAAAGCAACAGGATCAGACTAAATTAGAAAAAAGATACAACACTTTAACAAACAAATCACCATCAAAAGATGAAGTCCAACAATTAATTGAGGCTTGGCTTTCTGGGAAGGCAGGTATCTTATCTGGGGTTAACAATTTAGATTTATCAAATGTAGCAAGACCTTCTCTTGTGAAAATTGTTCTCGAGCAAAGGGAGAAAGATATTGCTCTTGGAGAAAGACAGATTATCTATGCAAATATTAAAAGTTTAGAGATAGAGGAACAAACTGAAAAGAGAATATCTGTAAAAGCAGTACTTAACTATAAAGACCAAAGAGTTAATTCTTCTGATCAGATCATTTCCGAGACAACGATTCCCTCATTAAAGCTAAAGTATGTTTTAGGAAGAGAAAAAAATATATGGCAGTTGCTTGATTTTTCAAGTAGCACATAG